From Streptomyces sp. NBC_00775, one genomic window encodes:
- the tgmB gene encoding ATP-grasp ribosomal peptide maturase, with amino-acid sequence MTVLILTAEQDVTADMVVAKLHERGVPMVRLDPADLPGKAVLSADYAHGDFDGYLSVNGHVLSMGGLRSVWVRRPGEPAAHAAEPSPWLTAETRQALFGMLYSASTRWMNHPRRAEQARHKPWQLRVAHSSGFAVPPTIITTAPRVAQQFVEEYRDVVVKSASGPPPGEPTAALPTTLIGPGADFSGVAAGPALLQQYIPKRADIRLTGIGSRLFAARKAAVPGQIDGRFGDTGHGWEITAVPDRIARAVHDYLVYTGLAYAAFDFAEDEDGVWWFLEGNQGGQFGFIELETGQPIAEEVALWLSQRTPELRVRERH; translated from the coding sequence ATGACTGTCCTCATTCTCACGGCCGAGCAGGACGTCACCGCCGACATGGTGGTGGCCAAACTGCATGAGCGGGGCGTGCCGATGGTGCGCCTCGACCCCGCCGATCTGCCGGGCAAGGCGGTGCTGTCCGCCGACTACGCCCATGGTGACTTCGACGGCTATCTGTCGGTCAACGGCCATGTGCTCAGCATGGGCGGCCTGCGATCCGTGTGGGTGCGGCGGCCGGGCGAGCCGGCCGCCCACGCCGCCGAGCCCTCGCCATGGCTCACCGCCGAGACCCGGCAGGCCCTGTTCGGCATGCTCTACTCCGCGTCGACCCGCTGGATGAACCACCCACGCCGGGCCGAGCAGGCCCGGCACAAGCCCTGGCAGCTGCGGGTCGCCCACAGCAGCGGCTTCGCGGTGCCGCCCACCATCATCACGACCGCTCCGCGGGTGGCCCAGCAGTTCGTCGAGGAGTACCGGGACGTCGTGGTCAAATCGGCCTCGGGGCCTCCGCCCGGCGAACCGACGGCCGCCCTGCCCACCACCCTGATCGGACCCGGCGCGGACTTCTCGGGCGTCGCGGCCGGTCCGGCGCTCCTCCAGCAGTACATTCCCAAACGCGCCGACATCCGGCTGACCGGCATCGGCAGCCGCCTGTTCGCCGCCCGGAAGGCCGCCGTGCCCGGACAGATCGACGGACGGTTCGGCGACACCGGACACGGCTGGGAGATCACCGCGGTGCCCGACCGCATCGCCCGCGCGGTCCATGACTACCTCGTCTACACCGGACTCGCGTACGCGGCCTTCGACTTCGCCGAGGACGAGGACGGCGTCTGGTGGTTCCTGGAAGGCAATCAGGGAGGCCAGTTCGGCTTCATCGAGCTGGAGACCGGACAGCCCATCGCCGAGGAGGTCGCCCTGTGGCTGTCGCAGCGAACACCCGAACTCCGCGTCCGCGAGAGGCATTGA
- the tgmA gene encoding putative ATP-grasp-modified RiPP, which produces MRPFTLNYALPTGQSAAVPPYHFDVSLQLNVLPDGRPAVSDRALLMATGTTTSTAGSQTHFDD; this is translated from the coding sequence GTGCGACCGTTCACTCTCAACTACGCCTTGCCTACGGGGCAGTCGGCCGCAGTACCCCCGTACCACTTCGATGTGTCCCTGCAATTGAACGTGCTGCCCGATGGCCGCCCGGCCGTCAGCGACCGCGCGCTGCTGATGGCCACCGGCACCACGACGTCCACGGCCGGCTCCCAGACGCATTTCGACGACTGA
- a CDS encoding FAD-dependent oxidoreductase produces MSTPPHHPIAVIGAGLGGLTLARVLRLNGIEAAVFDLDASPTARTQGGMLDMHEDSGQAALRAAGLYEEFRAVIHTGGEAMRILDKDATVRMEDDGDGGTRPEVSRGALRDLLLGSLPEGAVRWGAKVTGTRTLDAGRHEVTLADGETFTADVLIGADGAWSKVRPLVSDATPVYCGISFVEVHLLDADTRHPESAAVVGGGMLFALGEERGFLAHRDPDGSLHVYAALRTPADWATAGAIDFADTEAAKESVLDYFDGWDKRLRSLIADADGALVARPIHALPVGHRWDRTPGVTLLGDAAHLMSPFAGEGANLAMLDAAELATAIAAHPDDVEKALAEYEGALFPRAEEAATGSAVNLDICFSTDAPQSLVDVMAGYRAESA; encoded by the coding sequence ATGTCGACACCTCCCCACCACCCCATAGCCGTGATCGGCGCCGGTCTCGGCGGACTCACGCTCGCCCGCGTACTGCGTCTGAACGGCATCGAGGCCGCCGTCTTCGACCTCGACGCCTCACCGACCGCCCGTACCCAGGGCGGCATGCTGGACATGCACGAGGACTCCGGCCAGGCCGCACTGCGGGCCGCCGGGCTCTACGAGGAGTTCCGCGCGGTCATCCACACCGGCGGCGAGGCCATGCGCATCCTCGACAAGGACGCCACCGTCCGGATGGAGGACGACGGCGACGGCGGCACGCGCCCCGAGGTCTCCCGGGGCGCCCTGCGCGACCTCCTGCTGGGCTCCCTGCCCGAGGGCGCCGTCCGCTGGGGCGCCAAGGTCACCGGCACACGGACGCTCGACGCCGGCCGTCACGAGGTGACGCTCGCCGACGGGGAGACGTTCACCGCCGATGTGCTGATCGGTGCCGACGGCGCCTGGTCGAAGGTGCGGCCCCTGGTCTCGGACGCCACCCCGGTCTACTGCGGGATCTCCTTCGTCGAGGTGCACCTCCTCGACGCCGACACCCGCCACCCCGAGAGCGCCGCCGTCGTCGGCGGAGGCATGCTGTTCGCGCTCGGTGAGGAGAGGGGCTTCCTCGCCCACCGCGACCCCGACGGCTCGCTGCACGTCTACGCCGCCCTGAGGACGCCCGCCGACTGGGCCACCGCCGGCGCCATTGACTTCGCCGACACGGAAGCGGCCAAGGAGAGCGTCCTGGACTACTTCGACGGCTGGGACAAGCGTCTGCGGTCGCTCATCGCCGACGCCGACGGCGCGCTCGTCGCCCGGCCGATCCACGCGCTGCCCGTCGGCCACCGATGGGACCGCACCCCCGGCGTCACCCTGCTCGGCGACGCCGCCCACCTGATGTCCCCGTTCGCGGGCGAGGGCGCCAACCTCGCCATGCTCGACGCCGCCGAGCTCGCGACGGCGATCGCCGCCCACCCCGACGACGTGGAAAAGGCCCTGGCCGAGTACGAGGGCGCACTCTTCCCGCGCGCCGAGGAGGCGGCGACCGGTTCCGCGGTCAACCTCGACATCTGCTTCAGTACGGACGCCCCGCAGAGCCTGGTCGACGTGATGGCCGGCTACCGCGCCGAGTCCGCCTGA
- a CDS encoding TetR/AcrR family transcriptional regulator, which translates to MTAHPTPRPSRRERPAKPALTRDGIIETAVALMRAEGLQRVTMRRLAQELDTGPASLYVYVRNTAELHAAVLDDLLGAVDLSPAGASGDWRDRLVRVLGSYTDVLFEHPGLARSALVARPSGERYLNLLEALLSLLSEGGVPDARAAWAVDLLLQFATATAAEHAAGEKDPTDAEGEWAELAAALRGVSGHRHPHIAALGTELLSGPGEARLNWGFHVLINGVLHTPRPEAPGPDTPGTS; encoded by the coding sequence GTGACAGCACACCCCACTCCCCGCCCCAGCCGTCGCGAACGCCCGGCGAAACCGGCCCTGACCAGGGACGGCATCATCGAGACCGCCGTCGCGCTCATGCGGGCCGAAGGCCTCCAGCGCGTCACCATGCGCCGCCTGGCGCAGGAGCTCGACACCGGTCCGGCTTCGCTCTACGTCTACGTACGCAACACCGCCGAACTGCACGCGGCGGTGCTCGACGACCTGCTCGGTGCCGTCGACCTGAGCCCGGCCGGGGCGAGCGGCGACTGGCGCGATCGGCTCGTACGGGTGCTCGGCTCCTATACGGACGTTCTCTTCGAGCATCCGGGCCTCGCCCGCTCCGCGCTGGTGGCCCGCCCGTCAGGCGAGCGCTATCTGAACCTGCTCGAAGCGTTGCTGTCCCTGCTGAGCGAGGGCGGTGTCCCCGACGCGCGGGCGGCATGGGCGGTCGACCTGCTGCTGCAGTTCGCCACCGCGACCGCCGCCGAGCACGCGGCGGGGGAGAAGGACCCCACGGACGCCGAGGGCGAGTGGGCGGAGCTCGCCGCCGCGCTGCGCGGGGTTTCCGGGCACCGGCACCCGCACATCGCCGCGCTGGGCACCGAACTGCTCTCCGGCCCCGGCGAGGCCCGCCTGAACTGGGGCTTCCACGTCCTGATCAACGGCGTCCTGCACACGCCCAGGCCGGAGGCACCCGGGCCGGACACACCCGGGACGTCTTGA
- a CDS encoding DUF2238 domain-containing protein has protein sequence MPGPGLAPPARHPASGDRVPHRTLPTALLVIVIAGMALSAWHPHDPTTWLLETVWVLVGLPLVVLSRRRFPLTNLLCCLLAAHALVLAVGGHYTYAQVPLGDWVRDGLGLDRNPYDRFGHLMQGFVPAVLVRELLSRTSPLRGSRWLAPLTVCACLAFSAVFEMFEWAAAVIGGHSADAFLATQGDVWDTQWDMFCALIGATVSVLLLSRLHDRQLAALGGVGTERLGPVGVPVQRPVRVPGPVAESSPRAAGPIR, from the coding sequence ATGCCCGGACCTGGCCTCGCCCCGCCCGCCCGCCACCCCGCATCCGGGGATCGCGTCCCGCACCGGACGCTCCCGACCGCACTCCTCGTCATCGTGATCGCGGGCATGGCGCTCTCCGCCTGGCATCCGCACGACCCGACGACATGGCTGCTGGAGACGGTGTGGGTGCTGGTGGGCCTGCCGCTGGTCGTCCTGAGCCGACGGCGGTTCCCGCTCACCAATCTGCTGTGCTGTCTGCTCGCGGCGCACGCGCTGGTGCTCGCCGTGGGCGGCCACTACACCTACGCGCAGGTGCCGTTGGGCGACTGGGTGCGGGACGGGCTGGGACTCGACCGCAATCCCTACGACCGGTTCGGACACCTCATGCAGGGCTTCGTACCCGCCGTCCTGGTACGGGAGTTGCTCAGCCGGACCTCACCGCTGCGCGGCAGCCGCTGGCTGGCGCCGCTGACCGTGTGCGCCTGTCTCGCCTTCAGCGCGGTCTTCGAGATGTTCGAGTGGGCGGCCGCGGTGATCGGCGGCCACTCCGCGGACGCCTTCCTCGCCACCCAGGGCGATGTGTGGGACACCCAGTGGGACATGTTCTGCGCCCTGATCGGGGCCACCGTCTCCGTCCTTCTTCTCAGCCGCCTGCACGACCGGCAGCTTGCGGCGCTCGGCGGCGTGGGGACGGAACGGCTCGGACCGGTGGGTGTTCCCGTCCAGCGGCCGGTACGCGTCCCCGGGCCCGTGGCCGAGAGCTCGCCGCGTGCGGCGGGGCCCATTCGGTGA
- a CDS encoding aldo/keto reductase: MDEREFGRSGQHASVIGLGTWQLGADWGDVSDRDALAVLEAAAESGVTFFDTADVYGDGRSEETIATFLRGRPDLHVLVATKMGRRVDQIPENYVLDNFRAWNDRSRRNLGVDRIDLVQLHCPPTPVYSSDEVFDALDTLVEEERIAAYGVSVETCDEALTAIARPNVASVQIILNPFRMKPLRQVLPAAQEAGVGIIARVPLASGLLSGKYTKDTVFAENDHRTYNRHGESFDQGETFSGVDFVTGVEAAAEFSALAPEDSTPAQLALCWITRQPGVTTVIPGARSPEQARANAAAAKLPELSQKTLDAIDDLYERRIKEQVEGRW, encoded by the coding sequence ATGGACGAGCGCGAATTCGGCAGGTCAGGTCAGCATGCTTCGGTCATCGGTCTCGGCACCTGGCAGTTGGGCGCCGACTGGGGCGATGTGAGCGATCGGGACGCCCTGGCGGTGCTGGAGGCGGCGGCCGAGTCGGGGGTGACCTTCTTCGACACGGCGGACGTGTACGGCGACGGGCGGAGCGAGGAGACGATCGCCACGTTTCTGCGCGGCCGGCCGGACCTGCATGTCCTGGTCGCGACCAAGATGGGCCGCCGCGTCGACCAGATCCCGGAGAACTACGTCCTCGACAACTTCCGTGCCTGGAACGATCGTTCCCGCCGGAACCTGGGCGTCGACCGCATCGACCTGGTGCAGCTGCACTGCCCGCCCACGCCCGTCTACTCCTCCGACGAGGTGTTCGACGCCCTCGACACCCTGGTCGAGGAGGAGCGGATCGCCGCGTACGGCGTGAGCGTCGAGACGTGCGACGAGGCCCTGACCGCGATCGCCCGCCCGAACGTGGCGAGCGTCCAGATCATCCTCAACCCCTTCCGTATGAAGCCCCTGCGCCAGGTGCTCCCGGCGGCCCAGGAGGCGGGCGTCGGCATCATCGCCCGCGTCCCGCTGGCCTCGGGCCTGCTCTCCGGCAAGTACACCAAGGACACGGTCTTCGCGGAGAACGACCACCGCACGTACAACCGCCACGGAGAGTCCTTCGACCAGGGCGAGACCTTCTCCGGGGTCGACTTCGTGACGGGCGTGGAGGCGGCGGCCGAGTTCTCCGCCCTCGCCCCGGAGGACAGCACCCCGGCCCAGCTCGCGCTGTGCTGGATCACCAGGCAGCCCGGCGTGACCACGGTGATCCCGGGCGCCCGCTCACCCGAGCAGGCCCGCGCCAACGCGGCGGCCGCGAAGCTGCCCGAGCTGTCGCAGAAGACGCTGGACGCGATCGACGACCTGTACGAGCGGCGGATCAAGGAGCAGGTGGAGGGCCGCTGGTAG
- a CDS encoding cholesterol oxidase substrate-binding domain-containing protein, with protein sequence MTAPLRSEGRPAWSRRGFLLSAAALLAGPPIVVAGSAAAADLPGFPEGVDVYRSAYRNWVGEITADGLWACAPRDADQVVQVVNWAWQQGWTVRARGCSHGWSPLTIPAGTGADAPVLLVDTATRLTGVSLESTEPAAVRAGAGVTLEALLGFLEDHGLGLTATPAPGDLTLGGALAIDAHGTAVPADGESRLPGHTYGSLSNLVLSLTAVVWDADSDAYVLRTYDRADADGAALLTHLGRALITEVVLRVGVNTNLRCVSRVDIPATELFAAPGGDGRTFASFLDESGRAEAIWFAFTEFPWLKVWSVAPTRPLTSRRVTAPYNYPFSDNIPTAVADLAGRMVSDAAWYLAPALGTAQLTAATLGLTATLSADIWGPSKNTLLYIKPTTLRVTANGYAVLTSRAEVQRVVSEFTAYFQEQLAAYALRGSYPVNGQVEIRVTGLDDPSDVESSGARAPLLSALRPRADHPEWDTAVWLDVLTLPGTPDAEAFYRELERFLLTTYDGGFALTRVEWSKGWGYTDEAAWTDTEVLGTKVPGTFDDGVGPDWGETAAVLERLDPHRVYDNTLLGRLFA encoded by the coding sequence ATGACCGCCCCTCTAAGAAGTGAAGGGCGACCCGCCTGGTCGCGCCGTGGGTTTCTGCTGAGCGCCGCCGCGCTCCTCGCCGGGCCACCGATCGTGGTGGCGGGCAGTGCCGCGGCGGCCGATCTGCCCGGGTTCCCCGAGGGCGTCGACGTCTACCGGTCGGCGTACCGCAACTGGGTCGGAGAGATCACCGCGGACGGACTGTGGGCCTGCGCTCCACGCGACGCGGACCAGGTCGTGCAGGTCGTCAACTGGGCCTGGCAGCAGGGCTGGACGGTCCGCGCGCGGGGCTGCTCGCACGGCTGGTCGCCGCTGACGATCCCCGCCGGGACCGGGGCGGACGCCCCCGTGCTGCTGGTCGACACGGCCACCCGGCTGACCGGTGTGTCACTGGAGTCGACGGAGCCCGCCGCCGTACGAGCCGGCGCCGGCGTGACCCTCGAAGCGCTGCTCGGCTTCCTGGAGGACCACGGCCTGGGTCTCACGGCGACACCCGCGCCGGGCGACCTGACGCTCGGCGGCGCGCTGGCCATCGACGCGCACGGCACCGCCGTACCGGCCGACGGCGAGAGCCGGCTGCCCGGGCACACCTACGGCTCGCTCAGCAATCTCGTGCTGTCGCTGACGGCGGTGGTCTGGGACGCCGACTCGGACGCCTATGTGCTGCGCACCTACGACCGTGCCGACGCGGACGGCGCGGCGCTCCTCACGCATCTGGGCCGCGCCCTCATCACCGAGGTCGTGCTGCGGGTGGGCGTGAACACCAATCTGCGCTGCGTCAGCCGCGTCGACATCCCCGCCACCGAACTGTTCGCCGCGCCGGGCGGTGACGGCCGTACCTTCGCAAGCTTCCTCGACGAGTCCGGGCGGGCCGAGGCGATCTGGTTCGCGTTCACCGAATTCCCCTGGCTGAAGGTGTGGAGCGTCGCCCCCACCCGGCCGCTCACCTCGCGCCGCGTGACCGCGCCGTACAACTATCCCTTCTCCGACAACATCCCCACGGCCGTGGCCGATCTCGCCGGGCGAATGGTGTCCGACGCGGCCTGGTACCTGGCTCCGGCCCTGGGCACCGCGCAGCTCACCGCGGCCACTCTGGGGCTGACGGCCACGTTGTCGGCGGACATCTGGGGGCCGTCCAAGAACACGCTGCTCTACATCAAGCCCACCACCCTGCGGGTGACCGCCAACGGCTACGCGGTGCTGACCTCGCGGGCCGAAGTGCAGCGTGTCGTCTCCGAGTTCACCGCCTACTTCCAGGAACAACTGGCCGCCTACGCCCTCCGTGGGAGCTATCCCGTCAACGGCCAGGTCGAGATCCGGGTGACCGGACTCGACGACCCCTCCGACGTCGAGTCGTCCGGCGCCCGCGCCCCCCTGCTGTCAGCGCTGCGGCCCCGCGCCGACCACCCCGAGTGGGACACGGCCGTCTGGCTGGACGTGCTCACCCTGCCGGGCACTCCCGACGCGGAGGCGTTCTACCGGGAGTTGGAGCGCTTCCTGCTCACGACGTACGACGGCGGGTTCGCGCTCACGCGTGTCGAGTGGTCCAAGGGCTGGGGCTACACGGACGAGGCCGCCTGGACCGACACGGAGGTCCTGGGCACCAAGGTGCCCGGCACGTTCGACGACGGCGTGGGTCCGGACTGGGGAGAGACGGCCGCGGTCCTGGAGCGGCTCGATCCGCATCGGGTGTACGACAACACCCTGCTCGGGAGGCTGTTCGCCTGA
- a CDS encoding lectin: protein MTPASAATGTITGLAGKCLDVAGANSANGTAVQLYDCNGTAAQQWTVGSDGTIRALGKCLDVTGNSTADGARLQLWDCSGGANQKWTVTSARDIVNPQANKCADVTGNTSANATPIQIWSCTGAANQKWTAPAADGGTTPSAPMAVAPYLYNGWGNPPSPTTVMNATGVKWFTLAFVLSNGYCNPQWDGGRALTGGVDQQTVNTVRANGGDIVPSFGGYSGNKLESSCSSAGELAAAYQKVINAYGLKAIDIDIEADAYSNTTVQQRTVDALKTIKANNPGIKVYVTIGTGQSGPDTGLINRAAASGLTVDAWTIMPFDFGGAGQNMGTLTQRAAEGLKTALKNAYGYSDDQAYRDMGISSMNGITDNNETVTTADFQTILGYAQTHHLARLTFWSANRDRPCPGAYPNDDTCSGVAQSNWQFTSIFAQYTG, encoded by the coding sequence ATGACGCCGGCCTCCGCCGCCACCGGCACGATCACCGGTCTCGCGGGCAAGTGCCTCGACGTGGCCGGGGCGAACTCCGCGAACGGCACGGCCGTACAGCTCTACGACTGCAACGGCACCGCCGCCCAGCAGTGGACGGTCGGCTCCGACGGGACGATACGGGCGCTCGGCAAGTGCCTTGACGTCACCGGCAATTCGACCGCGGACGGGGCCAGGCTCCAGCTGTGGGACTGTTCGGGCGGCGCCAACCAGAAGTGGACGGTCACCTCGGCTCGCGACATCGTCAATCCGCAGGCCAACAAGTGCGCCGACGTCACGGGGAACACCTCGGCCAACGCCACACCCATCCAGATCTGGAGCTGCACCGGCGCCGCCAACCAGAAGTGGACCGCGCCCGCCGCGGACGGGGGCACGACCCCCTCCGCGCCGATGGCCGTCGCCCCGTACCTGTACAACGGCTGGGGCAACCCGCCCAGCCCCACCACCGTCATGAACGCCACCGGCGTCAAGTGGTTCACGCTGGCCTTCGTGCTCAGCAACGGCTACTGCAACCCTCAGTGGGACGGCGGCCGCGCGCTGACCGGCGGCGTCGACCAGCAGACCGTCAACACGGTGCGGGCGAACGGCGGTGACATCGTCCCCTCGTTCGGCGGCTACAGCGGCAACAAGCTGGAGAGCTCCTGCTCCAGCGCCGGGGAGCTGGCGGCCGCGTACCAGAAGGTCATCAACGCCTACGGGCTCAAGGCCATTGACATCGATATCGAGGCCGACGCCTACAGCAACACGACGGTGCAGCAGCGCACCGTGGACGCGCTCAAGACGATCAAGGCGAACAACCCGGGCATCAAGGTGTACGTCACCATCGGCACCGGGCAGAGCGGGCCCGACACCGGCCTCATCAACCGGGCCGCGGCGTCCGGGCTGACCGTGGACGCCTGGACGATCATGCCGTTCGACTTCGGCGGCGCGGGCCAGAACATGGGCACGCTCACCCAGCGGGCCGCGGAGGGCCTCAAGACCGCGCTGAAGAACGCGTACGGCTACAGCGACGACCAGGCGTACCGGGACATGGGCATCTCCTCCATGAACGGGATCACCGACAACAACGAGACCGTCACCACCGCCGACTTCCAGACCATCCTCGGCTACGCGCAGACGCACCACCTCGCGCGGCTGACGTTCTGGTCGGCCAACCGTGACCGTCCCTGCCCGGGCGCCTACCCGAACGACGACACCTGCTCGGGCGTGGCCCAGAGCAACTGGCAGTTCACCAGCATCTTCGCCCAGTACACCGGCTGA
- a CDS encoding RICIN domain-containing protein → MLRRKRLSGHHRIPRVLTVAALVATTVTGIEFASQGSANAQTAAAAAIPTGYTTVVNKGSGKCVDARSAASADGTAVQQYTCNGSTAQNWQLVATSDGYYRVNSNLDTTKAWDVTDVSTADSALVQLWTYSSGNNQQWLPVAESDGAYHFVNRNSGKCLDVPSASTADSVQLAQYTCNGTGAQSFTLGGGTTNPPGTPDFGPNVTVFDPSMSASSIQSKLDSVFAQQETNQFGSARQALLFKPGTYSANANVGFYTQVAGLGFSPDDVTINGSVHAEADWFQGNATQNFWRDAENLSVNPTGGTDRWAVSQAAPYRRMHVRGNLALDDGGWSSGGFISDTKVDGQIQSGSQQQFLTRNSQMGSWSGSNWNMVFVGDQGAPAQSFPTYTNVASSPTIREKPFLYVDSAGAYQVFVPGLQSNAVGTTWSGKTPAGKSLPIDQFYIVKPGATAADMNAALAAGKNLLVTPGVYHLNQTINITRPDTVVLGMGLATFVPDGGITAVTTADVDGIELAGLLIDAGTTNSPTLMQIGPAGSSATHAADPTQLSDVFIRIGGATVGKATSSLVINSANTIIDHTWIWRADHGNSGTVGWTTNTADNGLTVNGTNVTAYGLFVEHFQKTQVTWNGNGGRTYFFQNEMPYDPPNQASWMNGTGKGYPAYKVASSVTNHEAWGLGSYCYFSANSSVVADHAFEVPSVSGVKFHDMVTVSLGGVGTISHIINSTGGPSNSSTNVAYLTNYP, encoded by the coding sequence GTGCTCAGACGGAAGAGACTGTCCGGCCACCACCGGATACCGAGGGTTCTGACCGTGGCCGCGCTCGTGGCGACCACCGTGACCGGCATCGAGTTCGCCTCACAGGGCTCGGCGAACGCGCAGACCGCGGCGGCCGCCGCCATCCCGACCGGGTACACCACCGTGGTCAACAAGGGCAGCGGCAAGTGCGTCGACGCCCGCTCGGCCGCGAGTGCCGACGGCACCGCCGTCCAGCAGTACACGTGCAACGGCAGCACCGCCCAGAACTGGCAGTTGGTCGCCACCAGCGACGGCTACTACCGCGTGAACAGCAACCTCGACACCACAAAGGCATGGGACGTCACCGACGTCTCCACCGCCGACTCCGCGCTCGTCCAGCTGTGGACGTACTCCAGCGGCAACAACCAGCAGTGGCTGCCCGTCGCCGAGTCCGACGGCGCCTACCACTTCGTCAACCGCAACAGCGGGAAGTGTCTGGACGTCCCCAGCGCCTCCACCGCGGACAGCGTGCAGCTGGCGCAGTACACCTGCAACGGCACCGGCGCGCAGTCCTTCACTCTGGGCGGCGGCACGACGAACCCGCCGGGCACCCCGGACTTCGGTCCCAACGTGACGGTGTTCGACCCTTCGATGTCGGCCTCCAGCATCCAGTCCAAGCTGGACTCGGTCTTCGCCCAGCAGGAGACCAACCAGTTCGGTTCGGCCCGCCAGGCCCTGCTGTTCAAGCCCGGCACCTACAGCGCCAACGCCAACGTCGGCTTCTACACGCAGGTCGCAGGCCTCGGCTTCTCGCCGGACGACGTGACCATCAACGGTTCCGTGCACGCGGAGGCCGACTGGTTCCAGGGCAACGCCACCCAGAACTTCTGGCGCGACGCCGAGAACCTGTCGGTCAACCCGACTGGTGGCACCGACCGTTGGGCCGTCTCCCAGGCCGCCCCGTACCGGCGCATGCACGTGCGCGGCAACCTCGCGCTCGACGACGGCGGCTGGTCCAGCGGCGGCTTCATCTCCGACACCAAGGTCGACGGGCAGATCCAGTCCGGCTCCCAGCAGCAGTTCCTCACCCGGAACTCGCAGATGGGCAGCTGGTCCGGCTCCAACTGGAACATGGTCTTCGTCGGCGACCAGGGCGCGCCCGCCCAGTCCTTCCCGACGTACACCAACGTCGCCAGCTCACCGACGATCCGTGAGAAGCCGTTCCTGTACGTCGACAGCGCGGGCGCCTATCAGGTGTTCGTGCCCGGGCTGCAGTCCAACGCCGTCGGCACCACGTGGAGCGGAAAGACCCCGGCGGGCAAGTCCCTGCCGATCGACCAGTTCTACATCGTCAAGCCCGGCGCCACCGCGGCCGATATGAACGCGGCCCTCGCGGCCGGCAAGAACCTGCTGGTCACCCCGGGCGTCTACCACCTCAACCAGACGATCAACATCACGCGCCCCGACACGGTGGTGCTGGGCATGGGCCTGGCCACCTTCGTGCCGGACGGCGGGATCACCGCCGTCACCACCGCAGACGTGGACGGCATCGAGCTGGCGGGCCTGCTGATCGACGCGGGTACCACCAACTCCCCGACGCTGATGCAGATCGGCCCGGCCGGTTCGTCCGCCACCCACGCGGCCGACCCGACGCAGCTGTCCGACGTTTTCATCCGGATCGGCGGCGCGACCGTCGGCAAGGCGACCAGTTCGCTGGTGATCAACAGCGCCAACACGATCATCGACCACACGTGGATCTGGCGGGCCGACCACGGCAACTCCGGCACGGTCGGCTGGACGACCAACACGGCGGACAACGGCCTGACCGTCAACGGCACCAACGTGACCGCGTACGGCCTGTTCGTCGAGCACTTCCAGAAGACCCAGGTCACCTGGAACGGCAACGGCGGCAGAACGTACTTCTTCCAGAACGAGATGCCCTACGACCCGCCGAACCAGGCCTCCTGGATGAACGGCACCGGAAAGGGCTATCCCGCCTACAAGGTCGCCTCCTCCGTCACCAACCACGAGGCGTGGGGTCTGGGCAGCTACTGCTACTTCAGCGCCAACTCGAGCGTGGTCGCCGATCACGCCTTCGAGGTGCCGAGCGTGTCAGGGGTCAAGTTCCACGACATGGTGACCGTCTCGCTGGGCGGCGTCGGCACCATCAGCCACATCATCAACAGCACCGGCGGACCCTCCAACTCCAGCACCAACGTCGCCTACCTCACCAACTACCCGTAG